A portion of the Paenibacillus hamazuiensis genome contains these proteins:
- a CDS encoding phosphatidylinositol kinase: MIQQYPYHVCMQYLHRYVKVQTTDGKVFEGIIAHVDHDKVILAIPEGKEAPAHRAFIGPFGPGFGFFPGFRPFAFPFGALGGIFPFTFFI, from the coding sequence ATGATTCAACAATACCCTTATCATGTATGCATGCAATATTTGCACCGGTATGTCAAGGTGCAGACGACAGACGGTAAAGTATTTGAAGGCATTATCGCGCACGTCGATCATGACAAAGTGATTTTGGCCATTCCGGAAGGCAAGGAGGCACCGGCTCACCGCGCATTCATAGGTCCTTTTGGACCCGGGTTCGGCTTCTTTCCCGGCTTCAGACCGTTTGCCTTTCCTTTCGGCGCTTTGGGAGGCATCTTCCCGTTCACTTTCTTTATTTAA
- a CDS encoding class I SAM-dependent methyltransferase translates to MNYLDVLSKLGIGSAHPGGFAATLDQLRHFPIPEGARILEVGCGTGRTTCHLAGLGYDIIGLDLREDMLKKARDRAGKLELDVAFVQGDACALPFDGETFDVVMCESVTNFADAGKALSEYYRVLKSGGVLYDREMMILKPLPDDQLTRIYQFFGMESAYSPDGWIDLLASVGFKESSVWKPSTFPEHLADDVPDGFEAPDAGTLLDARVWQFMHEHDDIIVSNKESLGFGVMVAHKP, encoded by the coding sequence ATGAACTATTTGGATGTGCTGTCAAAGCTGGGGATAGGCAGTGCGCACCCCGGGGGATTCGCCGCAACGCTGGATCAGCTGAGGCATTTCCCCATTCCGGAGGGGGCGCGTATTTTGGAGGTCGGGTGCGGAACCGGCAGGACGACTTGTCATTTGGCCGGTCTCGGATATGATATTATCGGGCTTGATCTTCGAGAAGATATGTTGAAAAAAGCAAGGGATCGCGCCGGCAAGTTGGAGCTTGACGTCGCTTTTGTGCAGGGGGATGCGTGCGCGCTGCCCTTTGACGGGGAAACCTTCGATGTTGTGATGTGCGAATCAGTCACCAATTTTGCCGACGCCGGCAAGGCGCTCTCCGAGTATTACCGGGTACTGAAGTCCGGAGGCGTTTTGTACGATAGAGAAATGATGATTCTTAAACCGCTTCCGGACGATCAGTTGACACGAATTTACCAATTTTTCGGTATGGAATCGGCGTATTCTCCGGACGGTTGGATTGATCTTTTGGCAAGTGTGGGCTTTAAGGAATCTTCGGTTTGGAAGCCGAGCACGTTTCCGGAGCATTTGGCGGACGATGTTCCGGACGGTTTCGAAGCGCCCGACGCCGGGACGCTGTTGGATGCCCGCGTGTGGCAGTTTATGCATGAGCACGACGATATCATCGTCAGCAATAAGGAATCGCTCGGCTTCGGGGTTATGGTGGCGCATAAACCATGA
- a CDS encoding nucleotidyltransferase domain-containing protein, translated as MSRPDPIQAARLIVRDHFPACTIAILSGSIVKHPTSTSDLDLVIFDESIDTFFRKSFTAYGWPVEAVILQRSSYRFYFDEAIYGGIPSLLNMCAEGIVLLDDGGASDIIREAREDLARGPSPLDPAESVRLRYQITETLADFIGSVKEEENTFAVSRLMLLLSEFILRANRRWLGEAKWMSRCLAEFDANVRDELVQAVEVYYKDGRREPLASFAQAQLELYGGAVFDGYEE; from the coding sequence ATGAGCAGACCCGACCCGATCCAGGCGGCCCGTCTCATCGTTCGCGATCATTTTCCGGCGTGCACCATCGCGATCCTTTCGGGAAGTATCGTTAAACATCCGACTTCCACCTCCGATCTGGATCTCGTCATATTTGACGAATCGATTGACACCTTCTTTCGAAAATCGTTCACGGCCTACGGCTGGCCGGTGGAAGCGGTTATCCTTCAGCGGAGCAGCTACCGTTTCTATTTCGACGAGGCGATTTACGGCGGAATCCCGTCGCTGCTGAATATGTGTGCGGAAGGGATCGTGCTGCTGGACGACGGTGGGGCATCGGACATTATTCGCGAGGCCAGGGAAGATTTGGCGAGGGGCCCTTCGCCCCTGGACCCGGCAGAATCCGTGCGGCTGCGGTACCAGATCACCGAGACGTTGGCCGATTTTATCGGCAGCGTCAAGGAGGAGGAAAATACGTTTGCCGTGTCGCGGCTGATGCTGCTTTTGTCCGAATTCATCCTGCGCGCCAATCGGCGGTGGCTGGGTGAAGCGAAGTGGATGAGCCGCTGCCTGGCCGAGTTTGATGCGAACGTGCGGGATGAGCTGGTGCAGGCGGTGGAGGTTTATTACAAAGATGGCCGGCGGGAGCCGCTCGCTTCGTTCGCGCAGGCTCAGCTGGAGCTTTACGGCGGCGCAGTGTTTGACGGTTATGAGGAATGA
- a CDS encoding endonuclease domain-containing protein, whose protein sequence is MAFQSAYNLWMEGHLHKSKGERRRRLIEGHGHAEKLFLEQVWYPAYRHFENLHPEYEVADFRDGTRYLDFAFLQFPVRLAVEIDGYGPHSAKQSRWQFADSLMRQNHLVIDGWRILRFSYDDVNEKPRTCQQVLQQFMGSRLGADRFATESNIIEAEVLRLALRLDRFLRPRDVCELLQIKKDKAHRILHSMLRKKSLLPAGEGELKIRCYKVNRDRIDERSWQL, encoded by the coding sequence ATGGCATTTCAGTCCGCATACAACTTGTGGATGGAAGGGCACCTCCACAAAAGTAAAGGAGAGCGAAGGAGGAGGTTGATCGAAGGGCATGGACACGCGGAGAAGCTTTTTCTGGAGCAAGTGTGGTATCCTGCATACAGGCACTTTGAAAACCTGCATCCGGAATATGAAGTAGCTGATTTTCGGGATGGGACAAGATATCTCGATTTTGCTTTCCTGCAGTTCCCCGTGCGGTTAGCTGTCGAAATTGACGGATATGGACCGCATTCAGCCAAACAAAGCCGATGGCAGTTTGCCGATTCGTTAATGCGGCAAAACCATCTTGTCATCGACGGATGGCGCATATTGCGTTTTTCCTACGATGATGTAAATGAAAAACCGCGTACATGCCAGCAAGTGCTCCAGCAATTTATGGGCTCCCGGTTGGGGGCTGATCGCTTCGCTACTGAGTCCAATATTATCGAAGCCGAAGTGCTTCGCCTGGCACTGCGTTTAGACCGATTTTTGCGGCCCCGTGACGTTTGCGAGCTTTTGCAGATCAAAAAAGACAAAGCGCATCGCATTTTGCACAGCATGCTGAGGAAAAAAAGCTTACTCCCCGCAGGAGAAGGCGAGTTAAAAATTCGCTGCTATAAGGTAAATCGGGACCGGATAGACGAGAGGAGCTGGCAGCTGTAA
- the yicI gene encoding alpha-xylosidase — protein MKFTDGYWHFREGLNVQYAVDIRDIQTDRDSVAVFAACRKIARKGDTLNGTMLTVKYSSPLPDVIRVQIVHHKGKTPKGPAFPLNVQPPDVQIENDEQGARLVSGKLELRVDRAQGWNVDFSYAGKRLTGCGVKTTAYIQTQDKKSYVREQLDLGVGEYIYGLGERFTPFVKNGQVVDIWNEDGGTCSEQAYKNVPFYISNRGYGVFVNHPENVSYEIASEHVSKVQFSVEGESLDYFIIGGDTLKDVLDRYTTLTGKPALPPAWSFGLWLTTSFTTSYDEETVNHFVGGMAERDIPLHVFHFDCFWMKEYQWCDFEWDKDVFPDPEAMLRRLKDRGLKICVWINPYIAQKSGLFDEGMERGYLVKTKDGDVWQWDRWQAGMGLVDFTNPDAVKWYQSKLKRLIDMGVDSFKTDFGERIPTDVVYFDGSDPYKMHNYYTFLYNKAVFELLEQTLGKGEAAVFARSATAGGQQFPVHWGGDCSANYYSMAETLRGGLSLGLCGFGFWSHDISGFERTAPPDVYKRWTAFGLLSSHSRLHGNESYRVPWLFDEEAVDVLRHFTKLKCRLMPYLFAASVEASQKGIPVMRAMVLEFADDPACHTLDLQYMLGESLLVAPIFNDRGEASYYVPEGRWTNFLTGETVEGGRWRRDTHDYFHLPLLVRPGSLIAVGQEDSRPDYDFADRVTLHAFELQDGRDASASVYRTSGEPDLAVRIQRGGQNIRVQVEQASKAWSLLLRGIFELGAVPNSAEAESTPQGVKLHFAANVKEVEIALKN, from the coding sequence ATGAAATTTACCGACGGTTACTGGCACTTCAGGGAAGGGCTTAACGTGCAATACGCCGTGGACATTCGAGACATCCAAACAGACCGGGACTCCGTCGCCGTTTTTGCGGCTTGCCGGAAAATCGCGCGAAAAGGCGATACGCTGAACGGCACGATGCTGACGGTAAAATACTCCTCCCCGCTTCCCGACGTCATTCGCGTACAAATCGTCCATCATAAAGGGAAAACGCCGAAAGGACCGGCCTTCCCGTTAAACGTGCAGCCGCCCGACGTGCAGATTGAAAACGACGAACAAGGAGCGAGGCTGGTCAGCGGCAAGCTGGAGCTGAGGGTAGATCGCGCCCAAGGCTGGAACGTCGACTTCTCTTATGCCGGTAAACGTCTGACGGGATGCGGCGTCAAAACGACCGCGTATATTCAGACGCAGGATAAAAAATCGTACGTAAGGGAACAGCTTGATCTCGGTGTCGGGGAATACATCTACGGCCTCGGCGAGCGGTTCACCCCGTTTGTCAAAAACGGCCAGGTCGTCGATATTTGGAACGAAGACGGCGGCACCTGCAGCGAGCAGGCGTACAAAAACGTTCCGTTTTACATATCGAACCGGGGTTACGGCGTTTTTGTCAATCATCCCGAAAATGTCTCCTATGAAATCGCTTCCGAGCACGTATCGAAAGTGCAGTTCAGTGTCGAAGGCGAATCGCTTGACTATTTCATCATCGGCGGCGACACGCTGAAGGATGTGCTCGACCGTTACACGACGCTGACCGGCAAACCGGCGCTGCCTCCCGCGTGGAGCTTCGGCCTGTGGCTGACCACGTCGTTTACGACGAGCTACGACGAGGAGACGGTGAACCATTTTGTCGGCGGCATGGCCGAACGCGACATTCCGCTGCACGTGTTCCATTTTGACTGCTTCTGGATGAAGGAATATCAATGGTGTGACTTCGAATGGGACAAGGACGTGTTCCCCGATCCGGAGGCGATGCTTCGCAGGCTGAAGGACAGGGGCCTGAAAATATGCGTATGGATCAATCCGTACATCGCGCAAAAATCGGGTTTGTTCGACGAAGGCATGGAGCGCGGGTACCTTGTCAAAACGAAGGACGGCGACGTTTGGCAGTGGGACCGCTGGCAGGCGGGCATGGGGCTCGTCGATTTTACGAATCCGGATGCGGTGAAATGGTATCAAAGCAAGCTGAAGCGGCTGATCGATATGGGCGTGGACAGCTTCAAGACGGACTTTGGCGAGCGTATCCCGACGGACGTCGTCTATTTCGACGGCTCCGATCCGTACAAAATGCACAATTATTACACGTTCCTGTACAATAAGGCCGTGTTCGAACTGCTGGAGCAGACGCTCGGCAAAGGCGAGGCTGCCGTATTCGCCCGCTCCGCCACGGCGGGCGGCCAGCAATTCCCGGTGCACTGGGGCGGCGACTGCTCAGCCAATTATTATTCGATGGCGGAAACGCTGCGCGGCGGATTGTCGCTCGGGCTGTGCGGCTTCGGCTTCTGGAGCCACGACATCAGCGGCTTCGAGCGAACCGCCCCGCCCGATGTGTACAAACGCTGGACGGCGTTCGGCCTGCTTTCGTCGCACAGCCGGCTGCACGGCAACGAGTCGTACCGGGTGCCGTGGCTTTTTGACGAGGAAGCGGTCGACGTGCTGCGCCATTTCACGAAGCTCAAATGCCGCCTGATGCCGTATTTGTTCGCCGCCTCGGTCGAGGCTTCGCAGAAAGGCATCCCCGTCATGCGCGCGATGGTGCTCGAGTTCGCGGACGATCCGGCCTGCCACACGCTCGATCTGCAGTACATGCTGGGCGAATCGCTGCTTGTCGCGCCGATCTTCAACGACCGCGGCGAAGCGAGCTACTACGTGCCGGAAGGCCGGTGGACGAATTTCCTGACCGGCGAAACCGTCGAAGGCGGCCGCTGGCGTCGGGACACGCACGATTATTTTCATCTGCCGCTGCTCGTTCGGCCGGGCAGCCTGATTGCTGTCGGGCAAGAGGACAGCCGGCCGGACTACGATTTCGCCGACCGTGTGACCTTGCACGCATTCGAGCTGCAGGACGGACGGGACGCGAGCGCCAGCGTGTACCGGACCTCCGGCGAACCGGACCTTGCCGTTCGCATTCAGCGCGGAGGGCAGAACATCCGGGTGCAGGTAGAGCAGGCCTCCAAGGCGTGGAGTTTGCTGCTGCGCGGCATTTTCGAGCTTGGCGCCGTGCCGAATTCGGCGGAAGCCGAATCGACTCCACAGGGGGTTAAGCTGCATTTTGCCGCGAATGTGAAAGAAGTGGAGATCGCTTTGAAAAATTAA
- a CDS encoding AraC family transcriptional regulator, with translation MNLDMLRENRIHGHPMYPVSVYHIDCAAGANVLDCHWHDEMEFILVKKGQAVFQVGTVSYEVVENQALFVNSGDIHAGYPLGNAACSYSALVFGRDFLAGPMYDLIQDKYLEPLIRRKCSLPVHIRGEAWWEKEVLALLHHIVQSNTDLTPTCELTTKGNLYLILAQLFGQARDLESSQFQAVQWKTEQMKAVLQYIHERYREPIRLHELSQLANMSEGHFCRFFKKMMKRSAVEYINDYRTRQAARLIERTDRKLAEIAMDTGFENISYFTSVFKRQIGVTPSQYRKKSRSETTG, from the coding sequence GTGAATCTCGACATGCTCAGAGAAAACCGGATCCATGGGCATCCCATGTACCCGGTCAGCGTTTATCATATAGATTGCGCGGCGGGAGCGAATGTGCTCGATTGCCACTGGCACGACGAAATGGAATTCATTTTGGTGAAAAAAGGCCAAGCGGTATTCCAGGTTGGGACCGTGAGCTACGAAGTGGTTGAAAATCAGGCGCTCTTTGTCAATTCCGGGGACATTCACGCAGGGTACCCGCTCGGAAATGCCGCATGCAGCTATTCCGCGCTTGTATTCGGTCGCGATTTTTTGGCGGGACCGATGTACGACTTGATTCAAGATAAGTATCTGGAGCCGCTGATTCGGCGGAAATGCAGCCTGCCGGTGCACATTCGAGGAGAGGCGTGGTGGGAAAAGGAGGTGCTGGCGCTTCTGCATCATATCGTGCAATCTAACACAGACCTTACACCAACCTGCGAACTAACGACGAAAGGGAACTTGTATTTGATCCTGGCTCAACTGTTCGGGCAGGCCCGCGATCTCGAGAGTTCGCAATTTCAAGCGGTGCAGTGGAAAACGGAGCAGATGAAAGCGGTGCTTCAATATATTCACGAGCGCTACCGGGAGCCGATCCGTCTGCATGAGCTGTCTCAGCTGGCCAATATGAGCGAAGGGCACTTTTGCCGGTTTTTCAAAAAAATGATGAAGCGAAGCGCAGTCGAATATATTAACGATTACCGCACCCGGCAGGCGGCGAGGCTGATCGAGCGGACGGACCGGAAACTGGCCGAAATCGCGATGGACACCGGGTTCGAGAACATCAGTTATTTTACGAGCGTGTTCAAGCGGCAAATAGGCGTGACCCCGTCGCAATACCGGAAAAAATCCCGGTCGGAAACGACCGGTTAA
- a CDS encoding MarR family winged helix-turn-helix transcriptional regulator translates to MENNLRGMFQLMARRFGLLSERCCETCCGDRLTVMQSHVLFEIKRRHNPSIQDVANALGMDVTTFSRQAKTLAEKGLIKKTPAPSDNRIQILSLTPEGAALEQSVDEQVNETLRQLLSHLSDFERESVIRSIGLLNDAMQKSNLCCIPPK, encoded by the coding sequence ATGGAAAACAATTTGCGCGGCATGTTTCAGCTTATGGCCCGGCGGTTCGGACTGCTCAGCGAACGCTGCTGCGAGACCTGCTGCGGCGATCGTTTAACCGTAATGCAAAGCCATGTTTTGTTTGAAATCAAACGTCGGCACAATCCGTCGATTCAGGATGTCGCAAACGCGCTCGGAATGGATGTCACCACGTTCAGCAGGCAGGCCAAAACGCTTGCGGAAAAAGGGCTGATCAAGAAAACGCCGGCGCCAAGCGACAACCGGATCCAAATATTGTCCCTCACTCCCGAGGGCGCCGCTCTGGAACAAAGCGTCGACGAGCAGGTGAACGAGACGCTTCGGCAACTGCTTTCCCATCTGAGCGACTTTGAACGCGAATCCGTCATCCGCTCCATCGGCCTGCTCAACGATGCGATGCAAAAATCGAATTTGTGCTGCATTCCTCCGAAATAA